A section of the Planctomycetaceae bacterium genome encodes:
- a CDS encoding PIN domain-containing protein — MTNDTGMDELIAKYSRKGVMLDSSVLILLVVGCYNPERIESFKRTNAFEKQDFVLLTRLLSKFERLVTTPHILTEVSNLCGNFHQQEKHPVFSQLVEVISRSSEESLASKDICNSPPFTRFGLTDSGIAVCAKDRFLVITADLPLFVLLGSLEVDAINFNHLRPLGWQ, encoded by the coding sequence GTGACGAATGATACGGGTATGGATGAGTTGATCGCGAAGTATTCCCGCAAGGGAGTGATGCTCGATTCCAGCGTCCTGATCCTCCTCGTTGTGGGCTGCTACAACCCCGAAAGGATCGAGTCTTTCAAACGGACGAATGCGTTCGAGAAGCAGGATTTCGTGCTGCTGACACGCCTTCTTTCGAAGTTTGAACGACTCGTCACAACTCCTCACATTCTGACCGAAGTGAGTAATCTCTGCGGGAACTTTCACCAGCAGGAAAAGCATCCCGTCTTTTCCCAACTGGTCGAGGTCATTTCACGAAGCAGCGAAGAGTCGCTGGCATCGAAGGATATTTGCAACAGCCCTCCGTTTACTCGCTTCGGCCTCACGGATTCAGGCATCGCAGTGTGTGCCAAAGACCGCTTCCTGGTGATAACGGCGGACTTGCCGCTGTTCGTGCTGCTGGGCAGTCTTGAAGTGGACGCCATCAACTTCAATCACCTTCGGCCGCTGGGTTGGCAATGA
- a CDS encoding class II fumarate hydratase: MSEFRNETDSMGDVQVPAEAYYGAQTQRAVENFPISGWELPPEMIHAMGRVKFACATANQDLGKLTGTGKNPLTKEQVDALLQACQDVAEGTLDDQFPIDVFQTGSGTSSNMNANEVISNRAIEILDGDRFTAEKPVHPNDHVNMGQSTNDTFPTAIHVAVATSIHSDLIPALDRFRDELQTKAKDWDRIIKIGRTHLADATPLRLGQEFGGFARQLSLSVNRATRAMEAVLELPVGGTAVGSGINTHPEFGARVAKVLAKETGVPFVEAADHFEANAQRDGLVECHAQLKTIATTLFNVSNNIRWLGSGPRCGFYEVQIPDLQPGSSIMPGKVNPVMCEALMQVCARVIGNDQTVAFSGATGGQFQLNIMMPVMGHTTLESIRLLTNAVNAFVEFCVLNLEANEEACEAAVEKSLSMVTSLNPHIGYMKAAALAKEAFKSGKTIRELCTEQNILPPDVLKEALDPFSMTEPHA; encoded by the coding sequence ATGTCAGAATTCCGAAATGAAACTGATTCGATGGGCGACGTTCAGGTGCCCGCCGAAGCCTACTACGGTGCTCAGACGCAGCGAGCCGTGGAGAACTTCCCGATCAGCGGCTGGGAACTTCCGCCGGAGATGATTCATGCGATGGGCCGCGTCAAGTTCGCCTGTGCCACGGCGAATCAAGATCTCGGCAAGCTGACGGGGACCGGCAAGAATCCGCTCACTAAGGAACAGGTTGATGCACTCCTGCAGGCATGTCAGGATGTGGCCGAGGGAACGCTGGACGACCAGTTTCCGATCGACGTGTTTCAAACCGGATCCGGCACGTCCAGCAACATGAACGCCAACGAAGTGATCAGCAATCGCGCGATAGAGATCCTCGACGGCGACCGCTTCACCGCGGAAAAGCCCGTGCATCCCAACGATCACGTGAACATGGGCCAGAGCACCAACGACACGTTTCCGACGGCGATTCATGTGGCGGTGGCGACGTCGATTCACAGCGATCTGATCCCGGCGCTGGACCGTTTCCGCGACGAACTGCAGACGAAGGCGAAGGACTGGGACCGGATCATCAAGATCGGCCGGACTCATCTTGCCGACGCGACGCCGCTGCGGCTGGGACAGGAATTCGGCGGATTTGCGCGACAGCTTTCCCTGTCCGTCAACCGGGCCACTCGCGCGATGGAAGCGGTGCTGGAACTGCCGGTCGGAGGCACGGCGGTCGGCTCGGGAATCAACACGCATCCGGAATTCGGCGCCCGCGTGGCGAAAGTGCTGGCAAAGGAAACCGGCGTGCCGTTTGTCGAAGCGGCCGACCACTTCGAAGCGAATGCTCAGCGAGACGGCCTGGTTGAATGTCACGCTCAGTTGAAGACCATCGCCACGACGCTGTTCAACGTCAGCAACAACATTCGCTGGCTGGGGTCCGGGCCTCGCTGTGGTTTTTACGAAGTGCAGATCCCCGACCTGCAGCCGGGATCGTCGATTATGCCGGGCAAGGTGAATCCGGTGATGTGCGAAGCGCTGATGCAGGTCTGCGCGCGAGTCATCGGGAACGACCAGACAGTGGCGTTCAGCGGGGCCACCGGTGGTCAGTTCCAGTTGAACATCATGATGCCCGTGATGGGACACACGACTTTGGAAAGCATCCGCCTGCTGACCAACGCCGTGAACGCCTTCGTCGAATTCTGCGTGCTGAATCTGGAAGCCAACGAAGAAGCCTGCGAAGCGGCGGTGGAAAAGAGCCTGTCGATGGTCACCAGCCTGAACCCGCACATCGGTTACATGAAAGCGGCGGCTCTGGCGAAGGAGGCATTCAAGAGCGGTAAGACGATCCGGGAACTCTGCACGGAGCAGAACATTCTTCCGCCGGACGTGCTGAAGGAAGCCCTGGACCCGTTCAGCATGACGGAACCGCATGCGTAG
- a CDS encoding FHA domain-containing protein: MTLQIHRVGPLSELLEVIPLAAWHSLHFGTAAGADVQLTPHPALPQVCLRVWQDTDRFLAESLTGSRRIVVLNGQPLDSIIELERGDTIEIGIDRFVVTTEQQLRVEVRDVAAAPESAEDSVIRQVLISADVNGCLRRYVPADPAWSAAGVVQKLCDRHGAFLFANFLYAGLTGRPPDFAGEDLYSHAPDEVRDVYSLHAVSKASTAQKLQIFEALRTSDAVICAVAEADFESCLKNAKICLAWFARPSVMEMTLTKGSRHLAEKLMAPFRALMFAPHGGQHEWVMFTKADVDIDEFGLSDSAA; the protein is encoded by the coding sequence ATGACCCTGCAAATTCATCGAGTCGGTCCGCTGTCAGAACTGCTGGAAGTCATCCCGCTGGCGGCGTGGCATTCGCTGCATTTCGGAACGGCGGCCGGTGCGGATGTGCAACTGACTCCGCATCCCGCGCTGCCGCAGGTTTGCCTGCGCGTGTGGCAGGATACTGACCGCTTTCTGGCCGAAAGCCTGACCGGCAGCCGAAGAATTGTCGTTCTGAACGGCCAGCCGCTGGACAGCATCATCGAACTGGAACGCGGCGACACGATCGAAATCGGCATCGACCGGTTTGTTGTCACGACCGAACAGCAGTTGCGCGTGGAAGTTCGGGACGTGGCTGCTGCGCCTGAATCGGCTGAAGACTCCGTGATCCGGCAGGTACTGATCTCCGCCGATGTGAACGGATGCCTGCGACGTTATGTGCCTGCGGATCCGGCATGGTCGGCAGCCGGAGTTGTGCAGAAGCTTTGTGACCGGCACGGTGCGTTTCTGTTTGCGAACTTTCTGTACGCCGGTCTGACCGGCCGCCCGCCTGACTTCGCCGGCGAAGATCTGTATTCGCACGCTCCGGATGAAGTCCGCGACGTGTATTCTCTGCACGCCGTCAGCAAAGCCTCCACGGCGCAGAAACTGCAGATCTTTGAGGCTCTGCGAACCAGCGATGCGGTCATCTGCGCCGTTGCGGAAGCAGATTTCGAATCGTGCCTGAAGAACGCAAAGATCTGTCTGGCCTGGTTCGCTCGCCCGAGCGTTATGGAAATGACGCTGACGAAGGGGTCCCGACACCTTGCTGAAAAGCTGATGGCTCCATTCCGAGCGTTGATGTTCGCGCCTCACGGCGGCCAGCACGAGTGGGTAATGTTCACAAAGGCAGACGTCGACATCGACGAATTCGGACTGAGCGACTCCGCAGCGTGA